A region from the Paenarthrobacter aurescens genome encodes:
- a CDS encoding oxygenase MpaB family protein yields the protein MGSMRNYLTEYRHELQRTFTGTSGTPPEWVPRLAEGNDAGYHLPGSAVWAVHGHVATIVAGIRVLLMQALHPGALAGVYEHSGFQKDPLGRLANTVRWIFTVTYGSTEAAASATAVVRKIHERVRGTYVDGNGVLREYAANDPELLRWVHVTYADSFITANRIWGRPIPGGADAYVREWAAAGRLMGVVEPPVTEAQVREELEQWYASGVLRADERLAETVSFIRYPPLSPLLKPGYTILFAAAVASLEPKYREMLGIRRPRLGPVPLPVVTAARAVLGMVRFALGAHGPSEQAARQRLQRLEWSPRG from the coding sequence ATGGGATCTATGAGGAATTACCTCACGGAGTACAGGCACGAACTTCAGCGCACGTTCACGGGGACGTCGGGCACGCCTCCGGAGTGGGTGCCGCGCCTGGCTGAAGGGAACGACGCCGGATATCACCTTCCGGGCTCGGCAGTCTGGGCGGTGCATGGCCATGTGGCAACCATCGTGGCCGGGATCAGGGTTCTGCTGATGCAGGCTTTGCATCCTGGCGCTTTGGCCGGGGTTTATGAGCACTCGGGATTCCAGAAAGATCCGCTGGGCCGTTTGGCCAACACGGTGCGATGGATTTTCACCGTGACCTACGGTTCCACCGAGGCCGCCGCATCCGCTACTGCCGTGGTCCGGAAGATCCACGAGCGTGTCCGGGGTACGTATGTGGACGGCAACGGGGTCCTGCGGGAGTACGCGGCCAATGATCCCGAGCTACTCCGCTGGGTTCACGTCACCTACGCGGATTCCTTCATCACCGCCAACCGCATTTGGGGCCGGCCCATCCCCGGCGGGGCGGATGCCTACGTTCGCGAGTGGGCGGCGGCCGGACGACTCATGGGAGTTGTAGAACCGCCAGTCACCGAAGCCCAGGTCCGTGAAGAACTGGAGCAGTGGTACGCCTCCGGAGTACTCCGGGCAGATGAGCGGCTGGCCGAGACGGTGTCGTTCATCCGCTACCCGCCCCTGAGCCCGCTCCTCAAGCCCGGCTACACCATCCTGTTTGCGGCCGCCGTCGCAAGCCTTGAACCCAAGTACCGCGAGATGCTCGGTATCCGCCGCCCCCGGCTCGGTCCGGTTCCCCTGCCCGTCGTCACCGCCGCACGGGCCGTGCTGGGCATGGTCCGGTTTGCCCTGGGCGCCCACGGCCCAAGCGAACAAGCCGCCCGGCAGCGGTTGCAAAGGCTCGAGTGGTCTCCGAGAGGTTAG
- a CDS encoding MarR family winged helix-turn-helix transcriptional regulator: MATTRDRQLQDRQLVEQWRSIQNSYFRTAGAIDRALEAKFDIGLNEFEILDLVAESEESACRMKALGERTPMTQSAVSKVVDRLEKAGLVSRETCVDDRRSLFLELTEAGRTLHANAAVEHRALLKENLG; encoded by the coding sequence ATGGCAACGACGCGTGACCGTCAACTGCAGGACCGCCAATTGGTGGAACAGTGGCGCAGCATCCAGAACTCCTACTTCCGCACCGCCGGAGCGATCGACCGCGCCCTTGAAGCCAAGTTCGACATCGGCCTCAACGAGTTCGAGATCCTTGACCTCGTGGCCGAGAGTGAAGAATCTGCGTGCCGGATGAAGGCGCTGGGGGAGCGCACCCCCATGACGCAGAGTGCAGTATCCAAGGTGGTGGACCGGCTGGAAAAGGCAGGCCTGGTGTCCCGGGAAACGTGCGTTGATGATCGCCGTTCCCTTTTCCTGGAACTCACCGAGGCAGGCCGCACACTCCACGCCAATGCCGCCGTCGAACACCGTGCGTTGCTGAAGGAAAACCTGGGCTGA
- a CDS encoding MFS transporter — translation MTSPTTLKTSTEPPLVSAVHWTRAQWLLLMVVCTVLALDGLDVSMVGVALPSIGQELNLGTDSLQWIVSAYVLGYGSLLLLGGRLADLLGRRRIFLIALTVFAAASLLGGLVDDPAILIATRFIKGLAAAFTAPTGFSIITTNFAEGRERNKALFIFTTFGASGFSLGLVVGGLMTSLSWRWTFLVSVPIAVVVASWA, via the coding sequence ATGACATCACCCACCACCCTCAAAACCTCAACTGAGCCGCCTTTGGTTTCAGCAGTTCACTGGACCCGCGCCCAGTGGTTGCTGCTCATGGTTGTGTGCACCGTCCTTGCCTTGGATGGTTTGGACGTTTCCATGGTTGGCGTCGCACTGCCTTCCATCGGGCAGGAACTCAACCTGGGAACCGACTCCTTGCAGTGGATCGTCTCCGCCTACGTCCTTGGCTACGGAAGCCTGCTGCTCCTCGGAGGCCGGCTCGCGGACCTGTTGGGCCGGCGTCGAATCTTCCTTATCGCTTTGACCGTCTTCGCCGCGGCTTCATTGCTGGGCGGGTTGGTGGACGACCCCGCCATCCTGATCGCCACCCGCTTCATCAAGGGCTTGGCCGCGGCGTTCACCGCCCCCACCGGCTTCTCCATCATCACCACCAACTTCGCTGAGGGGCGCGAACGCAACAAGGCACTGTTCATCTTCACCACGTTCGGTGCCAGCGGCTTCTCGCTGGGCCTGGTGGTGGGCGGGCTGATGACCAGCCTGAGCTGGCGTTGGACGTTCCTCGTCTCGGTGCCGATCGCCGTCGTCGTGGCTTCCTGGGCATGA
- a CDS encoding MFS transporter — MDVPRLGADRRRRGFLGMKFIPKDKPSAENSGHDLWGAVTLALGMLGLVYTLVSAPEQGWGSVATIAGFAVSIAVLAAFAVIENKVKHPLIRFSILKEGWVARANLSAVGLFGSYLSFQFIVTMYLQSVLGWTPLGMALALLPAGLLVATSAPFADRLIEKFGATQLILTGLTALGLGYVLFLRVGTTPNYVLDILPSVVLLGIGFALAFPSINVQATAGIKDSEQGLAAGLIQTSTQVGAALVLAVTTALVSGHGQAAGTVSAQAMLEQYRPGLILSAAVAIAALLVAAAPKRRRVRT, encoded by the coding sequence TTGGACGTTCCTCGTCTCGGTGCCGATCGCCGTCGTCGTGGCTTCCTGGGCATGAAATTCATTCCCAAGGACAAGCCGTCGGCGGAGAACAGCGGGCACGATCTTTGGGGAGCCGTGACGCTCGCGCTGGGCATGCTTGGCCTCGTGTACACCTTGGTTTCAGCACCTGAGCAGGGCTGGGGATCTGTGGCAACAATCGCCGGATTCGCAGTATCCATCGCCGTGCTGGCTGCCTTCGCGGTGATCGAGAACAAGGTCAAGCATCCCTTGATCCGCTTCAGCATCCTCAAGGAAGGGTGGGTGGCAAGAGCAAACCTCAGCGCGGTGGGGCTGTTCGGCTCCTACCTCAGCTTCCAGTTCATCGTCACCATGTACCTGCAATCGGTGCTGGGCTGGACGCCGCTGGGAATGGCCTTGGCCCTGCTGCCGGCAGGTCTGTTGGTGGCTACCAGCGCCCCGTTCGCGGATCGGCTCATTGAGAAGTTCGGCGCCACGCAGCTGATCCTGACCGGGCTCACGGCGCTTGGCCTGGGGTACGTCCTGTTCCTCCGGGTGGGCACCACGCCCAATTACGTGTTGGACATCCTGCCGTCCGTGGTCCTGCTGGGCATCGGCTTCGCGCTGGCGTTCCCGTCCATCAACGTCCAGGCCACTGCCGGGATCAAGGATTCCGAACAGGGTCTGGCTGCAGGTTTGATCCAGACCAGCACCCAGGTGGGAGCAGCCCTGGTCCTGGCGGTCACCACGGCCTTGGTCAGCGGACACGGTCAGGCCGCCGGAACCGTCAGCGCCCAAGCCATGCTGGAACAGTACCGTCCGGGCCTGATCCTGAGTGCCGCCGTCGCCATCGCCGCGCTGCTGGTGGCCGCCGCACCGAAACGCCGCCGCGTCCGCACCTAA